A genomic stretch from Hydrogenimonas urashimensis includes:
- a CDS encoding ABC transporter ATP-binding protein has translation MKPLIEMRHIRTRFGEKVVHDDVNITVYEGEIYGLLGGSGSGKTTLLREMIMLLRPTAGQVKVLGYDVLNISDADAHRLRASWGVLFQFGALFTSLTVADNIAVWLREYTTLSESLIEKIVLSKLEMVGLAPDVGKLYPAELSGGMIKRAGLARALVMDPKLLFLDEPTSGLDPVSAEAFDNLITELRKLLGLTIVMVTHDIDTIFNVVDRMAVLADHKVVAEGKLTEILKSGHPFIHRFFGGNRARVRIEAMLHEKMPIYSNATEES, from the coding sequence ATGAAGCCTCTAATAGAAATGCGTCATATCCGTACCCGCTTCGGCGAAAAGGTGGTACACGACGACGTGAACATCACCGTCTACGAAGGGGAGATTTACGGCCTGCTGGGCGGCAGTGGTTCGGGCAAGACGACACTGCTGCGGGAGATGATCATGCTACTGCGGCCCACTGCCGGGCAGGTGAAAGTGCTGGGCTATGATGTACTCAACATATCCGATGCCGACGCCCACAGGCTCCGCGCCTCATGGGGAGTCCTCTTCCAGTTCGGCGCGCTCTTCACCTCGCTGACCGTCGCCGACAATATCGCCGTCTGGCTGCGTGAATACACCACGCTTTCGGAATCTTTGATCGAAAAGATCGTGCTCTCGAAGCTCGAGATGGTGGGATTGGCACCGGATGTCGGAAAACTCTACCCCGCAGAACTCAGTGGCGGGATGATCAAACGGGCGGGTCTTGCCCGGGCCCTGGTCATGGACCCGAAACTTCTGTTTCTGGATGAACCCACTTCGGGCCTGGACCCCGTGAGCGCCGAAGCGTTCGACAACCTCATCACCGAACTTCGCAAACTGCTGGGATTGACAATCGTCATGGTCACCCACGATATCGACACCATTTTCAACGTCGTCGACCGCATGGCGGTTCTGGCCGACCACAAGGTCGTGGCCGAAGGAAAGCTGACGGAAATTCTCAAAAGCGGCCACCCTTTCATACACCGCTTCTTCGGCGGAAACCGGGCCAGAGTCCGTATCGAAGCGATGCTGCATGAAAAAATGCCGATATATTCCAATGCAACAGAGGAGTCGTGA
- a CDS encoding ABC transporter permease — protein MAKIIGMDSETFFQLENTEDCTLVRLSGEWRIDRLDEIEASYRALLPRIRKSKRVVFDLSGVRSVDTGGMIFFIAIREELGKTLPLEVRRVPREFCRMYRLVKRYSRPVPKAETRAFVLFSDFLNRVGASAVTVVMDFIRFLNFLGETSAAIFRSILHPSSIRFKETSSNIYKAGVTALPIVALSSFLVGIVVAYQSAVQLEKYGANIFIVDMIGISIPRELAPLITAIIVAGRSGSAYTAQIGVMKITEEIDAMKTMGFEIFRFVVLPRIFAMIVALPLLIFFADIISIYAGMIIAKSQLGINSVQFLDRLQNAVDVKHYIVGIFKAPFFAFIIAAIGCFRGFEVSGTTESIGRYTTMSVVNAIFLVVAVDALFSVIFTELGI, from the coding sequence TTGGCTAAAATCATCGGTATGGACAGTGAAACTTTTTTCCAACTCGAAAACACAGAGGATTGCACTCTCGTCAGATTGTCGGGAGAGTGGCGAATCGACCGGCTCGACGAAATCGAAGCCTCCTACCGTGCGCTGCTGCCCCGCATCAGAAAGTCAAAACGCGTCGTTTTCGACCTTTCGGGCGTTCGCAGTGTCGATACGGGGGGTATGATATTTTTCATCGCCATCCGCGAAGAACTCGGCAAAACTCTCCCGCTCGAAGTACGCCGCGTCCCCAGAGAGTTCTGCCGCATGTACCGGTTGGTCAAACGCTACAGCCGTCCTGTTCCCAAAGCCGAAACAAGAGCCTTTGTTCTGTTTTCCGATTTCCTGAACCGTGTCGGCGCAAGCGCCGTCACCGTTGTCATGGATTTCATTCGTTTTCTCAACTTTCTGGGCGAAACATCGGCGGCCATATTCAGAAGCATCCTTCATCCTTCGTCCATCCGCTTCAAGGAGACCTCCTCCAACATCTACAAAGCGGGGGTGACAGCCCTGCCCATCGTGGCGCTCAGCTCCTTTCTGGTCGGAATCGTCGTGGCTTACCAGAGTGCCGTACAACTGGAAAAATACGGCGCCAACATCTTTATCGTCGACATGATCGGCATCTCCATTCCGCGGGAACTGGCACCGCTCATCACCGCCATCATCGTCGCGGGACGCAGCGGCTCGGCCTACACGGCGCAGATCGGGGTGATGAAGATCACCGAAGAGATCGACGCGATGAAGACGATGGGGTTCGAGATTTTCCGTTTCGTCGTCCTGCCCCGCATCTTCGCCATGATCGTCGCGCTCCCGCTGCTTATCTTTTTCGCCGATATCATCAGTATCTATGCCGGGATGATCATCGCCAAATCGCAGCTGGGCATCAATTCGGTGCAGTTTCTCGACCGTCTCCAGAATGCCGTGGATGTCAAACACTACATCGTCGGCATTTTCAAAGCCCCCTTTTTCGCTTTCATCATCGCCGCCATCGGCTGTTTTCGGGGTTTTGAAGTCTCCGGAACCACCGAAAGCATCGGCCGCTACACCACCATGAGCGTCGTCAACGCCATCTTTCTTGTCGTCGCGGTCGATGCCCTCTTTTCGGTCATTTTCACGGAGCTTGGCATATGA
- a CDS encoding RNA-binding S4 domain-containing protein, which produces MRVDKYLSSVNLVKRRTIAQDMVKSGVVFINGVQAKPSKEVKVGDTIEIRYLKGARRYKVLKIPTTKSIPKSAKDDYVQELA; this is translated from the coding sequence TTGAGAGTCGATAAATATTTGAGCAGTGTCAATCTCGTCAAGCGGCGTACGATCGCCCAGGATATGGTAAAAAGCGGGGTCGTTTTCATCAACGGGGTGCAGGCGAAGCCGAGCAAAGAGGTAAAGGTGGGCGACACGATCGAAATTCGCTATCTCAAAGGAGCGAGACGGTACAAAGTGCTCAAGATACCGACGACCAAATCGATTCCAAAAAGTGCGAAAGATGACTATGTCCAGGAGCTTGCATGA
- the trpD gene encoding anthranilate phosphoribosyltransferase, which translates to MTYDEAKTVFERLFLGLMDEEEAKKILIEMAERGETTDEIAAAAEVMRAHSVKLPVPEDLRIKLIDNCGTGGDKSGTFNISSTVSLLLAGAGCYVAKHGNRSITSRSGSADMLEALGIRLDLSPEKQVQMLQECGFTFIFAIYHHPAMKFVMPIRKSISHRTIFNILGPLSNPAGVQKQFIGVFDPAFVPKIAKALKRLGSKRAMVVSSRDGLDEISLGAPTDTAFLDQGHLELRTIDPVEYGIGHAPLEAVAGGDAQENARTAREILTGKLQGPKRDIVLINAAGALVVDGKARDIGEGLALARETIDSGRAAEALEKIIRVSNAL; encoded by the coding sequence ATGACATACGACGAAGCCAAGACGGTATTCGAACGCCTTTTCCTCGGATTGATGGACGAAGAGGAAGCGAAAAAGATTCTGATAGAGATGGCCGAGCGTGGTGAGACCACTGACGAGATTGCGGCGGCGGCGGAGGTGATGCGGGCCCATTCGGTGAAGCTGCCGGTTCCCGAGGATCTTCGGATCAAACTGATCGACAACTGCGGCACGGGTGGCGACAAGAGCGGCACTTTCAACATTTCGTCGACTGTCTCGCTTCTTCTGGCCGGGGCGGGATGCTACGTGGCCAAACACGGCAACCGCTCCATCACCAGCAGATCGGGAAGTGCCGACATGCTCGAGGCGCTGGGCATCAGGCTCGATCTCTCTCCCGAAAAGCAGGTGCAGATGCTGCAGGAGTGCGGTTTTACCTTCATCTTCGCCATCTATCACCATCCGGCGATGAAGTTCGTCATGCCGATTCGCAAATCGATCTCTCACCGAACCATTTTCAACATATTGGGACCTCTCAGCAATCCGGCCGGTGTGCAAAAGCAGTTCATCGGTGTTTTCGACCCCGCTTTCGTACCCAAAATCGCCAAAGCGCTCAAGAGGCTCGGCTCGAAACGGGCGATGGTCGTCAGCAGTCGGGACGGTCTGGATGAAATTTCGCTCGGGGCGCCGACGGATACCGCATTTTTGGATCAGGGGCATCTGGAACTGCGCACCATCGATCCTGTCGAGTACGGCATCGGCCATGCGCCGCTGGAAGCCGTTGCGGGGGGAGACGCGCAGGAGAACGCGCGAACAGCACGGGAGATTCTCACGGGCAAGTTGCAGGGGCCCAAACGGGATATCGTGCTGATCAACGCGGCAGGAGCGCTCGTCGTGGACGGCAAAGCGCGCGATATCGGCGAAGGATTGGCTCTGGCCAGAGAAACCATCGATTCAGGAAGGGCCGCCGAGGCGCTCGAGAAGATCATCCGGGTCTCCAACGCTTTATGA
- the tsaE gene encoding tRNA (adenosine(37)-N6)-threonylcarbamoyltransferase complex ATPase subunit type 1 TsaE produces the protein MKEAEVIEAPLEKIDSVARKIAKRLPEHAIVFLRGDLAAGKTTLVRALAKIRGYGEAVTSPTFSIQQIYGKDLFHYDLYQCPNEKFLAMGLLESLEEPGWHLIEWGDENLENYLKAHGFSTVVIEIEPTESGRRYRISADA, from the coding sequence ATGAAAGAAGCGGAAGTCATAGAAGCGCCGCTGGAGAAGATCGACAGCGTCGCCCGAAAGATCGCAAAGAGGCTTCCAGAGCATGCGATCGTGTTTTTGCGGGGTGATCTCGCCGCTGGAAAGACGACGCTTGTCAGGGCGCTTGCCAAAATAAGGGGGTACGGGGAGGCGGTCACCTCTCCGACCTTTTCGATCCAGCAGATATACGGAAAAGATCTTTTCCACTACGACCTCTATCAGTGCCCTAACGAGAAATTTCTCGCCATGGGGCTTCTGGAGAGTCTGGAAGAGCCGGGATGGCACCTGATCGAGTGGGGAGACGAAAATCTGGAAAACTATTTGAAAGCGCACGGTTTCAGTACGGTCGTCATAGAGATCGAACCGACGGAGAGCGGACGCCGATACAGGATAAGCGCCGATGCATAG
- the lptB gene encoding LPS export ABC transporter ATP-binding protein, which yields MHRLKTENLVKTIKKQMIVRGISLELQTGQVVGLLGPNGAGKTTTFYMICGLIPVSEGKVFIDDADVTKEPLHARARRGIGYLPQESSIFKELTVEENLLIAAEAAKLDKESAAKRIESLLELFNIEPIRNRKGIRLSGGERRRTEIARALVNKPKFLLLDEPFAGVDPIAVIDIQNVIRQLLELDIGVLITDHNVRETLGICHRAYVMYEGTLMAEGSAKEIASHPEVIKHYLGEHFTL from the coding sequence ATGCATAGACTCAAAACGGAAAATCTTGTCAAAACCATCAAAAAACAGATGATCGTCCGGGGAATCTCGCTCGAATTGCAGACCGGGCAGGTGGTGGGGCTGCTGGGCCCCAACGGGGCGGGAAAGACGACGACGTTTTACATGATATGCGGACTGATTCCCGTCAGCGAAGGAAAGGTCTTCATCGACGACGCCGATGTGACCAAAGAGCCGTTGCATGCCAGGGCGCGGAGGGGTATCGGTTATCTTCCCCAGGAATCCAGTATTTTCAAGGAACTGACGGTGGAAGAGAACCTGCTGATCGCAGCGGAAGCGGCGAAGCTCGACAAGGAGAGTGCCGCCAAACGCATCGAAAGCCTGTTGGAACTTTTCAACATCGAGCCGATACGAAACCGCAAGGGCATCCGTCTCAGCGGCGGTGAAAGACGCCGGACAGAGATCGCGCGGGCTCTTGTTAACAAGCCGAAATTCCTGCTTCTGGACGAACCTTTCGCCGGTGTCGATCCTATCGCCGTCATCGACATTCAGAATGTGATCCGTCAACTGCTTGAGCTCGATATCGGTGTGCTCATTACCGACCACAACGTCCGGGAGACGCTCGGCATCTGCCACAGGGCCTATGTCATGTACGAAGGGACACTGATGGCGGAAGGAAGCGCAAAGGAGATCGCCAGCCATCCCGAAGTCATCAAACACTATCTGGGAGAGCATTTCACTCTATGA
- a CDS encoding RNA polymerase factor sigma-54, with protein MKLRQTQSAGLKTKLSSTLRSWLPILQSGLEELEDQLRAYEEENPCMEVRSGFEEQFSAKFGKHVLHSRERSGSAEAIEALTIHEKSLYERLYEQIGAPLFPTPRSEAIAFAIIEEISAEGYFEGSVASIARRLAVSPQEVEKIRQRFAYLSPSGVGARDTAEAMLFQLRQSEVTEPLYSLVARMLEDFENLARFKENPLYSEAIGVIRRFKNPPAIETMEASPPAIPDLIIVRNDENIEVKINDDFYPDILVHGGDLDHRFLRKKMKEARDLFDALQMRKATLYKIGLMIVEFQYDFFRGGDIRPMKLKDIAEEFDHNPSTISRAIANKYLMCDRGIFPMKAFFTAGLDEDVSNASIKRFIAETIASEDRDKPLSDQKLLELIEEKFGVKMVRRTVTKYRKQMKIGGSSERKRFYRLA; from the coding sequence ATGAAACTGCGCCAGACACAGAGTGCCGGCTTAAAGACGAAGCTTTCGAGCACTTTGCGCAGCTGGCTGCCGATTCTCCAGTCGGGCCTGGAAGAGCTGGAAGATCAGCTCAGGGCCTACGAAGAGGAGAACCCCTGCATGGAGGTCCGCTCGGGTTTCGAAGAGCAGTTTTCGGCCAAATTCGGCAAACATGTACTCCACAGCCGTGAGCGTTCCGGCAGTGCCGAGGCGATCGAAGCACTGACCATCCACGAAAAATCCCTCTACGAACGTCTCTACGAACAGATCGGCGCCCCGCTTTTTCCCACGCCCCGGAGTGAAGCGATCGCCTTTGCGATCATCGAAGAGATCTCCGCGGAGGGGTATTTCGAAGGGAGTGTGGCATCGATAGCCCGCCGCCTGGCTGTTTCGCCCCAAGAGGTTGAAAAGATACGGCAGCGATTTGCTTACCTCTCACCTTCGGGTGTCGGAGCGCGAGATACTGCCGAAGCGATGCTTTTTCAGCTTCGTCAGAGCGAAGTGACCGAGCCTCTCTATTCGCTGGTGGCGCGAATGCTGGAAGACTTCGAAAATCTCGCACGGTTCAAGGAGAACCCGCTCTATTCGGAAGCGATCGGAGTGATACGCCGATTCAAAAATCCTCCGGCCATCGAAACGATGGAGGCCTCGCCGCCGGCCATACCCGATCTCATCATTGTCCGAAACGACGAGAACATCGAAGTGAAAATCAATGACGACTTCTATCCGGACATTCTGGTCCACGGCGGCGATCTCGACCACCGTTTCCTCCGGAAAAAGATGAAAGAGGCGAGGGATCTTTTCGATGCGCTTCAGATGCGCAAGGCGACACTCTACAAGATAGGGCTGATGATCGTCGAATTCCAGTACGATTTTTTTCGGGGAGGTGACATCCGTCCGATGAAACTTAAGGATATCGCCGAAGAGTTCGACCACAATCCCTCTACCATATCCCGTGCCATCGCCAACAAATATCTGATGTGCGACCGCGGCATATTCCCGATGAAGGCGTTTTTCACTGCCGGACTCGACGAAGATGTGAGCAACGCCTCGATCAAGAGGTTTATTGCCGAAACGATTGCCTCAGAGGATAGAGACAAACCCCTGAGCGACCAGAAGCTTCTTGAGTTGATCGAAGAGAAATTCGGTGTCAAGATGGTGCGAAGAACGGTGACAAAATACCGGAAACAGATGAAGATAGGCGGATCGAGTGAACGCAAACGATTTTACAGACTTGCGTGA
- a CDS encoding TIGR02757 family protein codes for MNANDFTDLRERLDAEVHRRECALELSSKRPDPLMVARDLDDDRAILLCALFGYGNAGRIVTFLRSLDFSLLDADEREIRKGLEHRYRFQSPEDVVQIFLTLRRAGHGAMEEIFMEGYRRNHAVIDGVFELIEYFGRLNGWNSRGYRFLTSTVPADGRPRSAYKRWMMFLRWMVRKEALDLGRWRGVDTADLIMPLDTHTFRVSRRLGLLKRKSCDWKAAVELTRSLKRFCPEDPVRYDFALYRIGQEKAEL; via the coding sequence GTGAACGCAAACGATTTTACAGACTTGCGTGAGCGGCTCGATGCGGAGGTTCACAGGCGCGAGTGTGCCCTGGAGCTTTCCTCCAAGCGCCCCGATCCGCTGATGGTGGCCAGGGATCTCGACGACGACCGTGCGATCCTGCTCTGCGCGCTTTTTGGGTACGGCAATGCCGGAAGGATCGTCACATTTCTTCGTTCCCTGGATTTTTCGCTGCTCGATGCCGACGAAAGAGAAATACGAAAGGGCCTTGAGCACCGCTACCGTTTCCAGTCGCCGGAAGATGTCGTACAGATCTTTCTGACCCTGCGGCGGGCGGGGCACGGCGCGATGGAAGAGATTTTCATGGAAGGGTACCGTCGGAACCATGCCGTTATCGACGGCGTTTTTGAACTTATCGAGTATTTCGGACGACTCAACGGATGGAACAGCCGGGGATACCGTTTTCTCACAAGCACCGTTCCCGCCGACGGGCGGCCGCGGAGTGCCTATAAACGGTGGATGATGTTTCTGCGATGGATGGTGAGGAAGGAGGCACTGGATCTGGGGCGATGGCGGGGAGTCGACACGGCGGACCTGATCATGCCTCTGGACACCCATACCTTCCGCGTGAGCCGGCGCCTTGGGCTGCTGAAGCGAAAAAGCTGTGACTGGAAGGCCGCCGTCGAATTGACCCGGTCGCTGAAACGCTTCTGCCCGGAAGATCCCGTCAGATACGATTTCGCCCTCTACAGGATCGGGCAGGAAAAAGCGGAATTATAA
- a CDS encoding F0F1 ATP synthase subunit A produces the protein MEGRIFTFLGVISENHSYLFASHFILAAILVLLVAKMATKSLKLVPTGTQNVMEAYLQGIVAMGRDVIGESNARKYLPLVATIGLIVFFSNLMEIIPGFEPPSGNINMTLTLALIVFIYYNFEGIRKNGLVHYFAHFAGPVKWLAPLMFPIEIVSHISRIISLSFRLFGNIKGDDLFVMVLLLLVPWIAPIPGFMLMAFSAILQTFIFMILTYVYLAGAVMLEEETL, from the coding sequence ATGGAAGGTCGTATTTTCACCTTTTTGGGTGTGATTTCCGAAAATCACTCCTATCTGTTCGCGTCCCACTTCATTTTGGCGGCCATTCTTGTACTGCTGGTGGCAAAAATGGCGACGAAATCGCTCAAGCTTGTTCCGACAGGTACGCAAAACGTGATGGAAGCCTACCTGCAGGGTATCGTTGCGATGGGTCGCGATGTCATCGGTGAGAGCAATGCACGTAAATACCTGCCGCTCGTTGCGACGATAGGTTTGATCGTTTTCTTTTCCAACCTTATGGAGATCATTCCCGGTTTCGAACCGCCGTCGGGCAATATCAACATGACCTTGACGCTGGCGCTCATCGTATTCATCTACTACAACTTCGAAGGCATCAGGAAAAACGGACTCGTCCATTATTTCGCGCATTTCGCCGGTCCTGTGAAATGGCTTGCGCCTCTGATGTTTCCGATCGAAATCGTTTCTCATATTTCCCGCATCATTTCCCTCTCGTTCCGACTTTTCGGAAATATCAAGGGAGACGACCTTTTTGTCATGGTACTCCTTCTGCTCGTTCCCTGGATTGCGCCGATTCCAGGATTCATGCTCATGGCGTTTTCAGCCATATTGCAGACATTCATCTTCATGATCCTCACCTACGTCTATCTGGCGGGTGCAGTCATGCTCGAAGAGGAAACCCTCTGA
- a CDS encoding thiamine phosphate synthase codes for MILRYAITDPAYYTSDPAELRRRVRTMLAQHGAHMVCLRDKECHDYHLLAEAFLSLKPEFPGTKFLLHTDFALAERLEADGVHLPSGRIDDVTEVKKRGLWCIVSTHTPEEITLCEKKGADAVTYSPIFATPGKGEPKGLEKLKEIKDKISLKLFALGGIVSIEQVKAVERAGADGFASIRYFVE; via the coding sequence ATGATTCTTCGTTACGCCATCACTGATCCGGCGTACTACACTTCCGACCCGGCAGAACTGCGTCGCAGGGTACGCACAATGCTCGCACAACACGGTGCCCACATGGTCTGCCTCCGCGACAAAGAGTGCCATGACTATCATCTCCTCGCCGAAGCCTTTCTTTCCCTGAAACCGGAATTTCCCGGCACGAAATTTCTGCTGCATACCGACTTCGCCCTGGCCGAGAGGCTGGAGGCTGATGGTGTGCATCTGCCTTCCGGCCGTATCGACGATGTCACGGAAGTGAAAAAGAGGGGGCTGTGGTGCATTGTCAGTACCCATACCCCCGAAGAGATTACCCTGTGTGAAAAGAAAGGAGCCGATGCCGTAACCTACAGCCCGATTTTTGCGACCCCCGGCAAAGGGGAGCCCAAGGGTTTAGAGAAGTTAAAAGAAATTAAAGATAAAATATCTCTCAAACTCTTTGCCCTTGGCGGCATCGTGTCGATAGAACAGGTCAAGGCCGTCGAAAGAGCCGGAGCCGACGGGTTTGCGTCGATACGCTATTTCGTCGAATGA
- the gatB gene encoding Asp-tRNA(Asn)/Glu-tRNA(Gln) amidotransferase subunit GatB, which produces MSAFEVVIGLEIHVQLNTKTKIFCNCATSFADRQNIHTCPVCLGLPGALPVLNKEAVKKAMMFGYAIEATVHRKSIFNRKNYFYPDLPKGYQISQFEVPIVENGHLMIDFDDGSQKRIGITRAHLEEDAGKNIHEGRHSLVDLNRAGTPLLEIVSEPDMRSADEAVRYLKKLHAIVRYLGISDANMQEGSFRCDVNVSIRPKGDEKLYTRVEIKNMNSFRFIHQAIGYEVERQIEAWEDGVYDEEVWQETRLFDPDKGETRSMRGKEESADYRYFPEPDLLPVILDEEMIEEAKQIPEMPDEKRARYVKDFGLREYDAAVITSEVEMARYFETMVEEGADPKEAAKWLTIELQGRLKGVAALESSPVTAKQLAAIVKRIADGTISGKAGKEVLDYLFEHEGADVDEAIEKLGLKQVSDDNAILALIDDVLAANAEKVEEYKGGKEKLFGFFVGQVMKASKGSANPGKVNQLLKERLNR; this is translated from the coding sequence ATGAGCGCTTTTGAAGTCGTCATCGGACTGGAAATACATGTCCAACTCAATACCAAAACGAAAATATTCTGCAACTGTGCCACCAGTTTCGCCGACCGTCAGAACATCCACACCTGTCCAGTGTGTCTTGGACTGCCGGGGGCTTTGCCGGTGCTGAACAAAGAGGCCGTCAAAAAGGCGATGATGTTCGGCTACGCCATCGAAGCGACGGTGCACAGAAAGTCGATTTTCAATCGCAAGAACTATTTTTATCCCGACCTGCCGAAAGGGTATCAGATCAGCCAGTTCGAGGTACCCATCGTCGAGAACGGCCATCTGATGATCGATTTTGACGACGGAAGCCAGAAACGCATCGGCATCACCCGTGCCCACCTCGAAGAGGATGCGGGCAAAAACATCCATGAAGGCAGGCACTCTCTTGTCGATCTGAACCGCGCCGGCACGCCGCTTCTTGAGATCGTCAGCGAGCCGGACATGCGAAGTGCCGACGAAGCCGTCCGCTATCTGAAAAAACTTCATGCCATCGTCCGCTATCTCGGCATCAGCGACGCCAATATGCAGGAGGGTTCCTTCCGCTGCGATGTCAATGTCTCGATCCGTCCGAAAGGGGACGAAAAGCTTTACACCCGTGTCGAAATCAAAAACATGAACAGTTTCCGTTTTATCCACCAGGCCATTGGCTACGAGGTAGAACGCCAGATCGAAGCGTGGGAAGACGGTGTCTACGACGAAGAGGTGTGGCAGGAGACCCGCCTTTTCGACCCGGACAAGGGAGAGACCCGTTCGATGCGCGGGAAAGAGGAGAGTGCCGATTACCGCTATTTCCCCGAGCCGGATCTGCTGCCGGTCATCCTTGACGAAGAGATGATCGAAGAGGCGAAACAGATTCCCGAAATGCCGGATGAAAAACGGGCGAGATATGTCAAGGATTTTGGTCTTCGCGAATACGATGCGGCGGTCATAACTTCGGAAGTCGAAATGGCACGCTATTTCGAAACGATGGTAGAGGAGGGCGCCGATCCGAAAGAGGCGGCGAAGTGGCTGACGATCGAACTGCAGGGCAGGCTCAAGGGCGTGGCGGCACTCGAATCCTCACCTGTGACGGCCAAACAGTTGGCGGCGATTGTCAAACGCATCGCCGACGGTACCATCAGCGGCAAAGCAGGCAAAGAGGTGCTCGACTATCTTTTCGAACACGAAGGAGCAGATGTGGATGAGGCAATCGAAAAACTCGGCCTCAAACAGGTGAGCGACGACAACGCCATCCTGGCGCTCATCGACGATGTGCTCGCCGCCAATGCCGAGAAGGTGGAGGAGTACAAAGGGGGCAAGGAGAAGCTCTTCGGCTTCTTCGTCGGGCAGGTGATGAAAGCATCCAAAGGGTCGGCCAATCCCGGCAAAGTGAACCAGCTGCTTAAAGAGCGTTTGAACCGTTGA